ggAGTTTTGAGGCTGGGGGTGATGGCCTGCACTGGGCAATCAGAGCCCAGCTAACTTAAGTCCAGCTCCTGGGGCTCTGGAGGGAATTTGCTGCCCAAATCTCTCCTGTCACTTCCTCCTTAGACCCCCCTCTCAGAGCGGATGGGTTTAGGAGACCAGTGACATTCCAGCCCCCAGATCTCCAGATCTGAGGCTTCCTGGTCAGCTGAGGGCATCTCCACCTTCTCGTGGTTCAGGCCCAGGCCCTCTGGGTCCAGCTTgacaccctctctttctctcacctccaCACACTGCCCACCACACATTCCACATGTGACTCCCAGTACCTGACCCTTCCCAGTCTGGCCCTCACCAGCACCCTGTCTGAGCCCCGTCCTCCTGGGGCCCTGGTTTGCAGTAGCCTTAAGTACATACCCCACTCTGTCCTTGCCTTCTCATCTATTCTGCACACAGCAGGCAGCTTCCAGGATCCCTTCCTTCAGCTCAGtgctcctcctctgcctcagcctcccatggcTTCCCATGTCCTCAGAGCAAAGCCAGCATTCTCACAGGGGCCTTCAACATCAATCTTACTCCTTTCCCCGCCTGACCTCACCTCCTTCCCCTCTCATTTCCGATCTGTGGTCTAGCCACACTGGTAGTGAGTGCCCCAAGCACGTTCCTACCCCAGGGCCACTCCCCTCTACCCTTGTTCTCTCTTCCCAAGTATCTGCAAGGTAAGTTCCCCCATCTCTTTCACCATGCGCTTCCCCAACGAGGCTTTCTCTGGTCACCATGTCCAAGTGCAGCCCTTCCCAGCTCCTCAGCCTCGCTCTGATCGCCGTCCGACACAGTTACCTGGTACTTGTGTTTATTTCCACCGGGTGTATTTCCTCTGCTTGGGGGAATGGCTTTTTGGATCCCCCAACCTCTCTAAAACCCAGCGGGGGCAGGATATTTGCTGAGTCGTAAGTACCTGAAACAGCTTAACCCATGGCAGGTGTTCGGTAAGTACTGGCAGCGTGAATGCATGATTGCGAAAGTTCTAGTAGGGCTGGTGGTCACATACTGCCATGCACTGCGGTCGCGTACTGCGATGTGAGCGAGCCCATGACGGGCACGGTTTTGCTTCAGCCTCAGTGGGGTGGCTCCCAACATTACTCCAGGTGGGGTTGCTGGGCTCAGAGAGGTTGTCACCTGCCCAGGTCAAACCGCTTGCAAGTTGGGGAGAATCCGAACAACCCAGCGGTTCCTGTGCTTGAAAGATACTTCCAGAAGGGAGGAAGCCTGCGGTCTGCGCCTCGGGGAGGCTGGGAAACTCAGAGGAAGGCTGCCATTCCTTAAGGGGAGGCTGTTGGAGGAAGGGGGACTCTGGAGAGGGCCTGGAGGGGAGTTGGGGCCGCTGGTCATACTGGCTGGTAGAATTCCAAGAGGACAAGGAGGTGGCAATGCCTCAGGGACTTCTCACAGGTGCAGCCTATCCTGCTTGGGGGAGCGGCTGCCCAGGGTCCCCTGGCCTCCCTAAATCCCCTCCAGTTCCAAGCTGATGGCCTGGAGGTGCCAGGAGCCCTTGCTAAAACTACTGTCCTCTGGCCAATTTTCCTAAACAAGCCTCTGTttaccaggtcatcctggcaaccTGGAGGCCTGGAGCTGGGGCACGAGAAGTCAGGCTGGGGGACTTGGGCATAGCCAGGCCAGGGTGGGGATTAAGGCACAGCTGCTCCCGTGGTTTCTAGGGAACTGTCAACAACATGGTCCGGGGCAGCCAGGTCAGGGGTTTCGAGCCAAAGACTTCATTCGGTAAGAAGCCGGGACAGGGAGCTGACAGGGGCTCTGTTCCCCTCCCTGGAGGAGTAAGCAGAGACTGGTCCTTCTCACCAAGCCCCTATATGCACCAGGCTTGGAACAAGATGCTACAAGTACACTGGTTCACTGACCACCCCCTCAACAGCCCTGGGCGCTGAGCTCAGAGAGGTGAAGTAACTCAGCCTTGCTTCCCCCAGAGCGTTCAAGGAGCCAGGGTTGAGCCCAGGCACATGTGACCCCAGAACCCCTATGGAAGGTTCTTCTCGTCAGATCCCCTTGTCCATGAGTTCTTTCCCCAGCCCCGCTCAGTTGCGTCCCCGGGAAGCCATGTCTGCCCCCACCACATAcacctctccagggtccttcatTCTGTCTTGGACATGGTGACTTTTGTCTTCCCCCACCCATGAGCGCCTAGAGGCCAAACTGCGTCATAGCCCTGTGTAGGAACATGGTGGCTGGCACACACGATTATAAAGGgctgggtggcgggggggggggatgatttTATCAAAGTCAGTTCTGGGCCAAGCCTGTGGCAGgcattcactttttaaatattttatttacttgtttgtttgagagagagaaagaggcagagagagtaagagagaaagacagagagtgaatgggtacaccagggcctccagcctctgcaaatgaactccagatgcatgcgtccccttgtgcatctggcttacatgggtcttggagagtcgaaccaggatcctaagcgtcttaactgctaagccatctccccagcccacaggcATTCATTTTTTGAAAAGCCCTTCCTGAGGCTCTATGGTTCCCATCTGGCCTCTGGGCGAGCCCAAGGGATGCCAGGGAGTGTATTCTCGGCCCCAGCCCTCCCAGGAGGCGGTGGCATCAGGCCACATCTTGAGGGTTTCATGCAGTGTTCCCAGGGTGCGTGGCCCTGTGTAAGACACTGTGTATGTTCGCCCATACAACCTAAACGTACAGGTTAATGTTCCTGCTGGCGTTTGGGTCACTCAGAGGTGCTAAAGTAgcttgcccaaagtcacacagccagCAAGTTAAGCCCCGACCTGACAGTAAAAAGTACACATGGCCGGATAGTGACTCTGCTGCTCGAAAACCCCACTGTGTGTAGAACAGCTGTGATTGGGCctgagagacggcttagcggttaaggcgcttgtctgcgaagcctaaggacccaggtttgacccttcagatcccacgtaagacagacgcACAGGGTGACGCAGGCGCACAAGGCTgtacgtgtgcacaaggtggcacatgcatctggaggtcgatgacagtggctggaggctctggcgcaccaattctctctctctctctctctctcacacacacacacacacacatacacacacatttaaaaaaagggggggccagtctgctgggcttatctcaaaaaaaaaaaaagactagctaTGATTAATCTATAACATTTATGCTAGTAAGTAGTGGGTGTACTGAAGGGTTTGTACTCGTGGTAGTtgatgttgtgtatgtgtgtgcgtgtgtgcacatgtttctgAGATAAGATTTCCCAGCAGTAGTCTAGGCTGGTGTTCACCTTGCTGTGTAGCTggggatgacctcaaactcctgatacccctgcctcctcctccccgccACAGGGGTTGGTGAGATGATGTTGGGGGGTCGACCCCAGGTCTCTGTGCACGCTGGGCAAACGCTCTACCCACTAAACTAAGGCCTTTTTATTGTATTCATTACATATTTCAGTTAGTCTCTGACACCCTGTGAAGTAAGTGCCAATATACCCCCTTTATACagatggggagactgaggcaagaagtGAACTGCCTTGGTCCAGAGCTAAGGGTGAGGAGGGCTCGGGCCTGAGGCAGGCTGAAGGGTTGGAGTGGAGAGGGTATGCTGGTCTCAGACACACAGGAGACAAGAGCTGAGCGAGCTCGCTGGGGGGGGTCTGTCTCCTCTCCCAACAGTGAGAGAGGACAACGGGAGCTGTGAGGTGGATGGACGCCTATACCAGGAAGGGGAGACCTTCCAGCCCAGTTGCAGGACCTACTGTCGCTGCGAGGACGGGGGTGTCACCTGCCTGCCGCTGTGCCACGAGGATGTGCGGCTGCCCAGCGCAGACTGCCCACACCCCAGGAGGGTGGAGATCCCAGGCAGGTGCTGCCCTGAGTGGGTGTGCAGCCAGGGAGCGGCACTGGGGAACTGGCCCTATGCCGCCCAAGGTGAGTtcaggtgggtcctggggcagAGGAGGCTGGGCTGCTGGGGCTGGGGACAGGATGCTGGGAGCTTCAACAAGCTGGGACGGGGAGAGGATAGGAGAGACGGGGAAAGTGGAGCGTCTACAGGCCTTGAAGCAGTCAAAAGAGGCAGCAGCCACCTGGGTGCCTAATTGTGAttcataaacaattaaaaataaaattcagagccggatgtggtggcgcacgcctttaatcccagcactcgggaggcagaggtaggaggatcgccgtgagttcaaggccaccctgagatgacagagttaattccaggtcagcctggaccagagtgagacccccacctcgaaaaaccaaaaaaataaaaaaataaaaaaaataaaataaaattcaggtgGGAAGGTGAGGAGGGGGGGACAGGAGggctaggattctttttttttttttaatttttatttatttatttgagagcgacagacacagagagaaagacagatagagggagagagagagaatgggcgcatcagggcttccagcctctgcaaacgaactccagacgcgtgcgcccccttgtgcatctggctaacatgggacctggggaactgagcctcgaactggggtccttaggcttcacaggcaagcgcttaactgctaagccatctctccggcccgggCTAGGATTCTTGAAGCAAATACTTCCAGCTCACAGTAGTGATAATATAATATGCAAGTATGCAGCATATAATATTTAGAGcatgtataatatataacatgTAAATATTATGTGTGTATCAACACATACAAGCCATCCACAATATTATCAACACATTATTTGGGCTTAgcaaaaaagaactcaaaactgaATCAGGCAAGAGACTTTTCTTGGGCTGGGTGGAAATGGGAAAAGCCAGCTATCTCCTTCTATGAACTCTGCAACTTTGGGATTTTGTTGTTCAATTGCATTTGAAAAGTATTGTCATCACACTGGTGTGACTTGGTTTCTGTGAAGGATGCCGCTGCCGAGCAAAAGGCAGGAGAGAGGGGTAAGAAGATGGCTGCGTGGCTGAAAGCACTTGCCACTTAGGCATCAGTGCCTCTTGGGCTAGAGACTGCCaaattctactccccagaacctacattaaaaatctgagggctggagagatggcttagtggttaagtgcttgcctgtgaagcctaaggacccgagtttgaggctccatcctccaggacccacattagccagatgcataaaggggcgcacacgtctggagttcatttgcagtggctggaagccctagcacgcccattctctctttctctctctatctgcctacttctctctctgtcactctcaaataaataataaaaatgaacaaaaaaaaaaatctgagagccaggcgtggtggcgcacgcctttaatcccagcacttgggaggcagaggtaggaggatcgccataagttcaaggccaccctgaaacttcatagtgaattcgaggtcagcctgggctagagtgagaccctccctgaaccccccccaaaaaaaaatctgggcatggccatacactCCTGTAAACCCAGTGCACGTGGTGGGAGGAGTGGGGGGCTCTTTGGAAGACTGCAGCTTAGGGTTGAGGGTTGGCACCTCTGTCCTAAGGAAACACGGTTGAGCAATAAGaaaaggacacctgacattctcttttttttttcttttatttttttgaggtaggttctcactctagctcaggctgacctggaattcactatatagtctcagggtgatcctcctacctctgccttgtgagtgctgggattaaaggcatgagccaccacacccggccacaaTGGATATTCTCTTTTGGCCTCCCCAACATGCGTGTAAGGGATGTGCAtatctgtacatacatgtgcatacaccacacacacatacacacacacacacacatgacatggcacatgcatagcctccccacatgcatgcacacatacatacatacatacaacagaTAAAAAATATAGGGCTATACTAAACATGTGcagatttttttcttgtcatcaCATGATCTAACAACTATTTACATGGCATCACGCTGTGCCAGCTATCACTAGTGACCCAGTGATGGCACAACAAAGGAGGGTGTGTATGACTTCTATGCACACATGACACCCTTTAAGCAAGGAGTCAAGCATCCCCACATCTTGCTATCAGAGACAAGTCATGGCTCCAACACCTCCCAGACACAAAGGCTATCTGCACCTGGACACGGTACACATGCGTGTGCAGAGCATGTTTTCTCATGTTCGCATCAGCTGAGTAACCCCTGTGGCTCGAGGATGTCCTGTGCATGGTGGAGGTGGAGTCGCGTCTCCAGCCAGTATCACCTCCACCGCCAACTGTGACTACCAAGGTCATCTGTACACATTGTCAAACGTCCCCGCTGGTGCTCAGGActagaaagaaagacacaaaaatacaagagagagagagagggcgagttGCGGGAAGGAAAAGCTAGGCTGTGACCAGCCTGCCATCCTGTTTGTGAAACTTGGACTTGTTAGCACCCTGTCACCAGGTGCCAACACCTCACCATAGAGGTGTGTCTGAAAGATGCCAGGCATCAGGAGAAAGTAGCGGGTGCAGAAAGGAATAAGATAGTCActtactgaagactccacctaCCAGCCTTATGCTCAGTAGCAGTGGGGGCTTGCAAGCCCCAGATACTGTGTTAAGCACTTCCTGGCCATTGCTTTAGGTAAGTTCCTTAACAGCTAGGTCACTTCTCAGCCCCTCTGGCCATTATTTGATTCACTCTTAGTTCTTAGGAAGTTGAAGAGGAAACCAGGGTCCAGAGAGGCGAAGCGGTTTGGCCAGGGTTGCCGTGACCTCCATCAGGTGGGTGCCAAGCCCAACTTTGCAGTGACCTCCACTTCCTAACTCCTAGGACGCCAGATTCCTGGCCTTGCCGCCACCTCACCTGCTGGCATCCCCTGCCCAGAATGGAGCACAGCCTGGGGTCCCTGCTCAACCACCTGTGGACTGGGTTTGTCCACCCGTGTGTCCAACCAGAACAGCTTCTGCCGACTGGAGACCCAGCACCGCCTGTGTCTGCCTAGACTCTGTCCACCACCCAGGGGTCGCAGACCATGGGACAGTGCCTTCTAGAGCCGCCTGAGAATGGAGATGCGGGACCAGCTGTCTTCACCAGGTGGCCCTGGGATCAGGCCCTGGGGCAGATGGCCAAAGGCCTCTGTCCATGCCCTTGGTTGCAGACAAGCCTTCCTTCCATGTGGGTTTATCATCCAGGGCCACTGACCAGCTGCCTGCTTCTCTGGTACAACAGGGTACGTGATCAGTCCCTTTCCTCTAACTGAGCCTGGGAGGCCGGTCCAGGCAGTGCCTCCAACTTCCGCAACAGGAGGTGGATGGCCAGTCCCTTCAGGGTTAAGCTGCTTGAGGGGCTGGGTGAGCCTGGCCACTCTGCTGTGGCTAATGAGGAGAAGGGATACCAGGCAGCAGACAGTCTGAAATTCCTGCTTCCCGGCCTGGACTCTTATACACCCATCCCCCGAGGTCCAGGCTATGTTTGAACTTGTGGCTTGGGCTTGTGCAGGCTGAGAAGGCTCTCCTCACTGGGCAGAACTGTGAACATCAGGAGGCAAAGCCAGacttccttaaaagaaaaaaagttacaaagCTCCATGCTGTCCACTTTGCGAGAACACACCTTTCTTAAGCACTCACAATGCTTGAGGCCCAGAGCCCCGCCCCGCACTTCACACAGGCCTGAGCTCCTCAACGTGAGAAAGGCGGGGCCAGTGGAGCcccagcctgaaataaaccaagCCCAGTGTTAGACGCTGTTTGATGCCTCATTTTTCCTGacatgtgtgcgtgtatgtatagtatgtatggtgttgggtgtgtgtacatgtgtgtgcagccagtgcacatgtgtgtgaaggccagagaagagTGTTAAGCGTCCTTTATTGCTCACctgtttccttaagacagagtctctcaggctggagagatggcttagtggttaaggcacttgcctgcaaagccaaaggacctcagttcgattccccaggacccagatgcaccaggtgcatgcatctgaacttcattagcagtgactggaagccctggtgcgcccatactccccctccctccctttctctctctacctctttccctttctcaaataaataaaaaaaaatgaatttaaaaaaaaaaaagacagagtctctcactgaactgaaagctgcctttatttatttattttttttcagtcagactggttaACCAGTGAACCCTAGTGATTCTCTTCTAGCTGCCCCTcataggactgaggttacaggcatgggtgaccatgcccagctcttttttaaaatttaaatttatttatttttaagatctaatttttaaaatttatttattagagatagagtgagaatgggcatgccaaggccttcagccactgcaaacgaactccagacacatgtaccaccatgtacttctagcttacgtgggacctggggaatcgaacctgggtccttaggctttgcaggcatgtgctttaaccattaagccatctctctagtccccatgcCCCATTTTTAGAacagtattttaatttaattaattaattaattaattttgttttttcaaggtagggtctcactctagcccacgctgacctggaattcactatggagtctcaaggtggcctcgaactcatggcgatcctcctacctctgcctcccaagtgctgggattaaaggtgtgcaccaccacacctggctctaattttattttatttatttgagagagagagaaagagagaatgggcactccagggccactaaacactgcaaatgaactccagacacacgtgtcacctgtgcatctggctttatgtgggaactggggaattgaaccagtgtcctttgactttgcaggcaagtacctcacctgctaagccatctcgccagctcccatgcccagcttttttatgtgggtgctggagatctaacTTAGATGGTCTCAGGCTCTACGactgcatagcaagcactcttacctgctgaccCATTTCCACCTCATGTTTTAttattcaaaacaacaacaacaaatatccaAATGTAAATTTTACATCCTCTATTCTCTATGATCTCCTtgtgtttgtttaaaaataaaactgtttccATCAGGATCCAGCCAGGCAACTAGAAAATAGTTGTTCTATTCAAATGAGGATTTCTTTTTATGAAACTGATTATGTCGAGGCATGTGTAATTTGCACACAGTTAAATGTGCAGGTTGTAAGCCCATAGTTGAATGAGTCTTAACAAATGGGCACCCTGAGGTGACCAGCACCTCCATCCAGGCATGACATGTTTCTGCCACCTCAGGGGGGTCTTCTGACCAGCATCCTGTCGCTGCCCTGCTGCGATTCCCATCACCACAGGCATGAGATCTGCCCATTCTTTGCATACCTAGAGCCAGGGCAGGTACCCTCTGATGAATGGCTTCTCCCCgtcaacataataaaaaaataagaaatttaatgtGGGTAATGAGCTACCCAGCTGAGAGACCAAAGAGAGAAAGTTGAGACCAGCAAGAGGAGGTCATAGCGGCCCCGCTGTGGCAGGGACAGGGTGGCCAGACGGAAGGATGCCCAGGGCTGTCTTCTCCCAGAGTTGCCTTCAAAAGCCACCCCTGCCATCTGCGCCTGGTCACAGCAGGTTCCTGCATTCCCCCAGCCTCCGAGCCCACCCCATATCCCCTCAGCATGGTCCTGGATAACTGCATCTCGACTCCCAGCAGCATGGAATACACCTGCTTTGGAACTTCATTTTCCATGTGTGTATGCCTCCTaagtgcacgtgtgcatgcacacgtgtgtgtgtgtgtgtgtgtgtgtacatgttcctATGTATGGCAGTGTGCATATGGAAGCCTGGggaacctcaggtgtcattcctcaggcatcatttccctttttaaaaaatatttaatttaatttgtttattttcaaggagagagagagaagcagcatgccagggcctctggccactgcaaaccaattccagatgtgtgcatcattttgtgcatctggctttacatgggtcctggggaaccaaacctggctcgttaggcctttttttttttgtttgtttatttgagggggtggggaagatagagaaagagagaatgggtgcacctgggccttcagccattgcaaatgaactccagatgcatgtgccaccgtgtgcatctggctttcgtggttcctggggaatttaacctgggtcctctggctttgccttaaccactaagtaatctttccagcccaaatttgtatcttttttttttttttttttttttggacaagctTCCCACTTCTTTGAAATCTGTAAAAGTAACAACCCAGTGGCTTCAGATAGGGTTTGGGCCTGGTAACGCGATGCTGCCCCCTCGTGGTACTTATGAGCAAGGACAACAAAGAGGCCAGAACCTCTCAGCAGCCTCTCCCGGATTCTGGAGCCCCAGAGGGGTCAAGCCCAGAGCAATGGCTTTGACTTCCACCCCTAGCTTCCCTCAAGAAGTGGTCCTCCACGCACTCGAGTCCTCCTGCATCCTTCAGACATCCCCAAGGCCCTTTCTCGGCTCCCTTCCACCTGCAGCGTCTGCCCAGACTGGACCCCGGAGTGACACCCCTATTGCCACATCGTTTGCTGCAGGTGGCCACTTCAAGGTCCCAGAGTGGCCCTTACGGAGGGCAAAGTCCTCTGAGTCCCCTCTGCA
Above is a window of Jaculus jaculus isolate mJacJac1 chromosome 8, mJacJac1.mat.Y.cur, whole genome shotgun sequence DNA encoding:
- the Ccn5 gene encoding CCN family member 5, yielding MKATLQTRLLAISFICLLSEVYAQQCQTPCVCPWTPPQCPPGVPLALDGCGCCLVCARQLGESCDHRHVCDTMQGLVCQPGTGPSGLGAVCLLREDNGSCEVDGRLYQEGETFQPSCRTYCRCEDGGVTCLPLCHEDVRLPSADCPHPRRVEIPGRCCPEWVCSQGAALGNWPYAAQGRQIPGLAATSPAGIPCPEWSTAWGPCSTTCGLGLSTRVSNQNSFCRLETQHRLCLPRLCPPPRGRRPWDSAF